The bacterium genome includes a window with the following:
- a CDS encoding CopG family transcriptional regulator — protein MANVKTAISIQKSLFEGIESLAQRMNVSRSHLVAMAVKDFLQRQQNQQLLQQLNDAYGDAPDLAERKYEKNVRARHKRLVRGQW, from the coding sequence ATGGCAAATGTTAAAACTGCAATTTCAATTCAGAAATCTCTCTTTGAAGGGATAGAATCGCTGGCACAGAGGATGAATGTATCTCGCAGTCATTTAGTTGCAATGGCGGTGAAGGATTTTCTCCAGCGACAACAGAATCAACAACTTCTTCAACAACTCAATGATGCCTATGGAGATGCACCTGATTTAGCTGAGAGAAAATATGAAAAGAATGTTCGAGCCAGGCATAAGCGACTTGTGAGGGGGCAATGGTGA
- a CDS encoding FMN-binding glutamate synthase family protein, whose protein sequence is MNLQQPNANDATRTSNRSRSVVPMSGLCTRCIDGCRGNCEVFKSSFRGREVIYPGPFGEITAGGDKNYPVDYSHLNIQGYALGAKGLPKGVIGDPDTATFPAVNTETEYGWDIKVKMQVPIFTGALGSTEIARRNWEHFAVGAAISGVTLVCGENVCGIDPQLELDANKKIVNAPDMDRRIEIYKRYHRGYGEILVQMNVEDTRLGVAEYVHKKHGLETIELKWGQGAKCIGGEIKVKSLERAQELQKRGYIVTPDPSDPVIQAAFRDKAIKEFERHSRLGFIGEEEFYAEVERLRKIGFKRITLKTGAYGLRELAMAIKWGAKAKIDLLTIDGAPGGTGMSPWRMMEEWGMPSLYLHAATYEFCKKLADKGERVPDIAFAGGFSSEDGVFKALALGAPFVKAVCMGRALMIPGMVGKNIAEWIEKDDLPKTVSEFGTTIDEIFVCYEEVTNMLGKDEMKKLPLGALGIYSYSQKIKVGLQQLMAGARCFNINAITRDELMSLTEECTKVTGIPYLMDAYREEAEKILEG, encoded by the coding sequence ATGAATTTACAACAACCAAATGCTAATGATGCCACCAGAACTTCCAATCGTTCTCGAAGTGTAGTTCCAATGAGTGGCTTGTGTACCCGCTGTATAGATGGTTGTCGAGGCAACTGCGAGGTGTTTAAATCAAGCTTTCGTGGCAGAGAGGTTATCTATCCAGGTCCGTTTGGTGAAATAACTGCAGGTGGTGATAAAAACTACCCGGTTGATTATTCACATCTCAATATTCAGGGTTATGCTTTGGGTGCTAAAGGATTACCAAAGGGAGTAATTGGAGACCCGGATACAGCTACCTTTCCCGCAGTCAATACAGAGACCGAATATGGATGGGATATTAAAGTTAAGATGCAGGTGCCTATTTTTACAGGGGCACTTGGTTCAACTGAAATTGCCCGTCGCAATTGGGAACACTTTGCGGTTGGCGCCGCTATCAGTGGCGTAACATTAGTTTGTGGAGAAAATGTTTGTGGTATTGACCCACAATTGGAATTAGATGCCAATAAGAAGATTGTTAATGCACCGGATATGGATAGACGGATTGAAATCTATAAACGGTATCATCGAGGCTATGGTGAGATATTGGTTCAGATGAATGTAGAAGATACCCGACTGGGGGTAGCTGAGTATGTTCATAAGAAACATGGTCTTGAGACCATTGAGCTTAAATGGGGACAGGGTGCCAAGTGTATTGGTGGCGAAATCAAGGTAAAGAGTTTAGAACGGGCGCAGGAATTACAAAAACGGGGATACATTGTTACCCCTGACCCATCAGACCCGGTGATTCAAGCGGCATTCAGGGATAAAGCGATTAAGGAATTTGAGCGGCACAGCCGACTTGGGTTTATCGGAGAAGAAGAATTCTATGCTGAAGTAGAACGATTACGCAAGATAGGATTTAAGAGAATTACCCTGAAAACTGGTGCCTATGGCTTGCGTGAATTGGCTATGGCAATAAAGTGGGGAGCCAAAGCTAAGATTGATTTGCTTACCATTGATGGTGCCCCAGGTGGAACGGGTATGAGTCCCTGGCGGATGATGGAAGAATGGGGTATGCCATCTCTCTATTTACATGCCGCTACCTATGAATTTTGCAAGAAATTAGCGGATAAAGGCGAAAGAGTGCCAGATATTGCTTTTGCTGGTGGATTTTCCAGCGAAGATGGCGTATTTAAGGCATTAGCTTTAGGTGCTCCGTTTGTCAAAGCCGTATGTATGGGTAGAGCACTGATGATTCCTGGAATGGTGGGCAAGAATATCGCCGAATGGATTGAGAAAGATGACCTGCCAAAAACTGTCAGCGAGTTTGGCACTACCATTGATGAAATCTTCGTTTGCTATGAGGAAGTAACGAATATGCTGGGCAAAGATGAGATGAAGAAACTTCCTCTTGGCGCACTTGGCATTTACAGCTATTCACAGAAGATTAAAGTGGGCTTACAACAGCTTATGGCTGGAGCTCGCTGCTTCAATATCAATGCTATTACCAGAGACGAACTGATGTCGTTGACGGAAGAATGCACTAAGGTTACCGGTATTCCGTATTTAATGGATGCTTACCGTGAAGAAGCAGAGAAAATTTTAGAAGGATAG